The following proteins are co-located in the Spea bombifrons isolate aSpeBom1 chromosome 3, aSpeBom1.2.pri, whole genome shotgun sequence genome:
- the CCN2 gene encoding CCN family member 2, which translates to MSAGKVTAVLLFALLCWVSDAQECSGECQCPHKVPECDPGVSLVQDGCGCCKVCAKQLGELCTEKDVCDPHKGLFCDFGSRVNRKIGVCTAREGAPCVFGGTVYRSGESFQSSCKYQCTCLDGGVGCVPLCSMDVRLPSPDCPLPRRVKLPGKCCEEWVCDQPVEKTMVGPALPAFRMEETYGPDPSLMRANCLVQTTEWSACSKTCGMGISTRVTNDNEHCRLEKQNRLCMVRPCEADLEENIKKGKKCIRTPKISKPVKFEFSGCTSVKTYRAKFCGVCTDGRCCTPHRTATLPVEFKCPDGEVMKKKMMFIKTCACHYNCPGDNDIFESMYYRKMYGDMA; encoded by the exons ATGTCTGCAGGAAAAGTGACAGCTGTTCTTCTTTTTGCTTTACTCTGCTGG GTATCTGATGCCCAGGAGTGCAGTGGGGAATGCCAATGCCCACACAAAGTCCCTGAGTGTGACCCTGGAGTCAGTCTGGTGCAAGATGgctgtggatgctgcaaagtCTGCGCCAAGCAGCTGGGTGAGCTGTGCACAGAAAAAGATGTCTGCGACCCACACAAAGGACTCTTTTGTGACTTTGGTTCCAGAGTCAACAGAAAAAttggagtctgcactg CTAGAGAAGGTGCCCCTTGTGTGTTCGGAGGAACAGTGTACAGGAGTGGAGAGTCTTTCCAGAGCAGCTGCAAATACCAGTGCACTTGCCTGGATGGGGGAGTGGGATGTGTTCCTCTCTGTAGCATGGATGTTCGTCTGCCCAGTCCTGACTGCCCCTTGCCACGAAGGGTAAAACTGCCCGGCAAATGCTGTGAAGAATGGgtgtgtgaccagccagtggAGAAAACCATGGTCGGACCTGCTCTGCCTG CTTTTAGAATGGAAGAAACCTATGGTCCTGATCCTTCCCTGATGCGTGCCAATTGTCTGGTGCAGACTACTGAGTGGAGTGCTTGCTCAAAGACATGCGGTATGGGAATCTCTACTAGAGTGACAAACGACAACGAGCACTGCAGACTGGAGAAGCAGAACAGACTCTGTATGGTCAGACCTTGTGAGGCTGATCTAGAGGAAAACATTAAG aaaggaaaaaaatgcatccGTACTCCTAAGATCTCCAAACCAGTCAAGTTCGAATTTTCCGGCTGCACCAGTGTGAAAACATATAGAGCCAAGTTTTGCGGGGTGTGCACCGATGGTCGTTGCTGCACTCCCCACAGAACAGCCACACTCCCAGTGGAATTCAAGTGCCCTGATGGTGAGGtcatgaagaagaagatgatgtTCATTAAGACATGTGCATGCCACTACAACTGTCCCGGGGACAATGACATCTTCGAGTCAATGTACTACAGAAAGATGTACGGCGATATGGCATAA